A genomic region of Elephas maximus indicus isolate mEleMax1 chromosome 10, mEleMax1 primary haplotype, whole genome shotgun sequence contains the following coding sequences:
- the LOC126083922 gene encoding olfactory receptor 4K3 — MAWSNQSVVTEFILQGLSSSWELQIFYFLFFSTVYVATVLGNLLIVFTIVSEPRLHSPMYFLLGNLSFIDMSLASFATPKMIADFLSEYKAISFEGCITQIFFLHLLGGVEIVLLISMSFDRYVAICKPLRYLTIMSRRMCVGLVAFSWIVGIFHAMSQLAFTVNLPFCGPNVVDSFFCDLPLVIKLACVDNYILGVFMISTSGMFALVCFILLVISYTIILVTVRQRSFGGSSKALSTCSAHFTVVTLFFGPCIFIYVWPFTNFPIDKVLSVFYTIFTPLLNPVIYTLRNKDVKDSMRKLSSRIFKSSKTDHTP, encoded by the coding sequence ATGGCTTGGAGCAATCAGTCAGTCGTGACTGAATTCATACTACAGGGTCTGTCCAGCTCTTGGGAACTCCAGATCttctatttcctgtttttctccaCGGTCTATGTAGCCACTGTGCTGGGGAACCTCCTTATTGTGTTCACTATAGTGTCAGAGCCACGCCTGCACTCCCCCATGTACTTTCTGCTGGGTAATCTGTCCTTCATTGACATGTCTCTGGCCTCCTTTGCCACCCCCAAAATGATTGCAGACTTCCTCAGTGAGTACAAAGCCATTTCTTTTGAAGGCTGCATCACTCAGATATTCTTCCTGCATCTCTTAGGGGGTGTTGAGATCGTCTTGCTGATCTCCATGTCCTTCGATAGGTATGTTGCTATATGTAAGCCTCTGCGTTACTTAACCATCATGAGTCGGAGAATGTGTGTTGGCCTCGTGGCATTCTCCTGGATTGTTGGCATCTTCCATGCCATGAGTCAGTTAGCATTTACTGTGAATCTGCCCTTCTGTGGGCCCAATGTAGTGGACAGCTTCTTTTGTGACCTCCCCTTGGTCATTAAACTTGCCTGTGTTGACAACTACATTCTGGGGGTCTTCATGATCTCCACCAGTGGCATGTTTGCCCTGGTGTGCTTCATCCTTTTGGTGATCTCCTACACTATCATCCTGGTCACTGTGAGACAGCGCTCCTTTGGAGGGTCTTCCAAAGCCCTCTCCACTTGCAGTGCACACTTCACCGTTGTGACCCTTTTCTTTGGTCCATGCATTTTCATCTATGTGTGGCCTTTCACAAATTTCCCAATAGACAAAGTGCTCTCAGTATTTTATACCATTTTCACTCCCCTCTTGAATCCAGTGATCTATACCCTTAGAAATAAAGATGTCAAGGATTCCATGAGGAAGCTGAGTAGTCGTATCTTTAAGTCAAGTAAGACTGATCATACCCCTTGA
- the LOC126084464 gene encoding olfactory receptor 4K2-like, with protein MDTANKSTVSEFVLLGLSNSWKLQMFFFLVFSLFYVVTVVGNSLIVITVIADPHLHSPMYFLLTNLSIIDMSLASFATPKMITDYLTGHKTISFDGCITQIFFLHLFTGTEIILLMAMSFDRYIAICKPLRYASIISSRVCVALVVASWVMGVMHSMSQVVFALTLPFCGPNKVDSFFCDLPVVFQLACVDTYILGLFMISTSGIIALSCFILLLNSYVIVLVTIKHHSSGGSSKAFSTCTAHFIVVFMFFGPCIFIYMWPLSSFLVDKILSVVYTIFTPILNPIIYALRNQELKTAVRKLKNRFLNSNKATSH; from the coding sequence ATGGATACTGCCAATAAATCAACTGTGTCTGAATTTGTTTTGCTGGGACTCTCTAATTCCTGGAAGCtacagatgtttttcttcttggtgTTTTCATTGTTTTATGTGGTTACAGTGGTGGGTAATAGTCTCATAGTCATCACAGTTATAGCTGACCCTCACTTACACTCTCCTATGTATTTTTTGCTTACCAATCTTTCAATCATTGATATGTctcttgcctcctttgccaccccCAAGATGATTACAGACTACCTCACTGGACACAAAACCATTTCTTTTGATGGTTGCATAACCCAGATATTTTTTCTACATCTTTTTACTGGTACTGAGATTATTTTACTCATGGCTATGTCCTTTGACAGGTATATTGCAATATGCAAACCCCTCCGCTATGCTTCAATCATAAGTTCTCGGGTGTGTGTTGCTCTTGTGGTGGCTTCCTGGGTCATGGGAGTCATGCATTCAATGAGCCAGGTTGTATTTGCCCTCACATTACCATTCTGTGGTCCAAATAAGGTAGATAGCTTTTTCTGTGACCTTCCTGTGGTGTTCCAATTGGCTTGTGTAGATACTTATATTCTGGGTCTCTTTATGATCTCAACAAGTGGTATAATTGCCTTGTCCTGCtttattcttttattaaattCTTATGTTATTGTCCTAGTTACTATCAAGCATCATTCTTCAGGAGGATCATCCAAGGCCTTTTCCACTTGCACAGCTCATTTCATAGTTGTCTTCATGTTCTTTGGACCATGCATCTTCATCTACATGTGGCCACTAAGCAGCTTTCTGGTAGACAAGATCCTGTCTGTGGTTTATACCATCTTTACTCCCATTCTGAACCCGATAATCTATGCCTTGAGGAATCAAGAACTTAAGACAGCCgtgagaaaactgaagaataGGTTTCTAAATTCCAACAAGGCAACCTCTCATTAA